A DNA window from Synchiropus splendidus isolate RoL2022-P1 chromosome 2, RoL_Sspl_1.0, whole genome shotgun sequence contains the following coding sequences:
- the LOC128753748 gene encoding neuronal membrane glycoprotein M6-a-like has protein sequence MEENMDESQSQKGCKECCDRCVGSLPWASLIATILLYMGVALFCGCGHEALSGTVTIMQNYFEIIKAPGDTLDVFTIIDILKYIIYGLAAGFFVFGVLLLVEGFFTTGAIRDLYGEFKISACGRCLTAFLMFLAYLFFLVWLGVTAFTSLPVFIYFNVWTMCQNTSVVEGANICLDLRQFGAVTFTEEKKVCTGSEKFFKMCESNELDLTFHLFVCALAGAGAAVIAMVHFLMALAANWGYLKDASRMQKYEDIKSKEEQELHDIHSTRSKERLNAYT, from the exons ATGGAGGAAAACATGGATGAATCGCAAAGCCAGAAAG GGTGCAAGGAGTGCTGTGATAGATGTGTGGGCAGTCTGCCCTGGGCCTCCCTCATCGCCACCATCCTTCTGTACATGGGTGTGGCTCTGTTCTGTGGCTGTGGCCATGAGGCCTTGAGTGGAACCGTCACCATTATGCAGAACTACTTTGAGATCATCAAAGCCCCAGGAGACACCTTGGACGTTTTCACCAT CATTGACATTCTGAAGTACATCATCTATGGTCTGGCTGCTGGATTCTTTGTGTTTGGAGTGCTGTTGCTTGTGGAGGGATTCTTCACCACTGGTGCTATCCGAGACCTATACGGAGAGTTTAAGATCTCTGCTTGTGGACGCTGCCTAACTGCTTTT cTGATGTTCCTGGCTTACCTGTTCTTCTTAGTCTggcttggagtgacagccttcACTAGCCTGCCTGTTTTCATCTACTTCAATGTGTGGACCATGTGCCAGAACACCAGCGTGGTGGAGGGAGCGAACATCTGTCTGGATCTGCGCCAGTTTG GCGCTGTGACCTTCACTGAGGAGAAAAAGGTGTGTACAGGATCCGAGAAGTTCTTCAAGATGTGTGAATCCAATGAG TTGGACCTGACCTTCCATCTGTTTGTGTGCGCTCTAGCTGGAGCCGGAGCAGCTGTGATCGCCATG GTTCACTTTCTGATGGCTCTGGCTGCTAACTGGGGCTACCTGAAGGACGCCAGCCGGATGCAAAAATACGAAGACATAAAGTcaaaggaggagcaggagctgcaTGACATCCACTCCACTCGCTCCAAAGAACGCCTCAATGCTTACACATAA